The sequence below is a genomic window from Neodiprion pinetum isolate iyNeoPine1 chromosome 7, iyNeoPine1.2, whole genome shotgun sequence.
ttttttttaatgaaattgattattttcacatCACACGCGTACGGAGAAACGTTGATCCTGACACGTCGCAACTTATTTATCACATCACCAACTCAGCGTAAAGCTGAGCTAAATAATTTTGGcgggaaatttttctcacgacATGAAAACTGCACTCGACGCATCGTGAACTGGAAAACTGGTACCGGGTGCACTGGGCCTGAAAACTGGCACTTCTAGTCTCTCACTGGTAAACTCGCGACGACGACACTTGAAAATCGTGGACGTTGTATATGCTGAAAGAGAGCGTCGGATTTAATTTGACGTGAAAATTCACCGAGAGTACGACGACGTTTTAAAGAAaactctcttctctcttctctcttcgcTCTTCTCTCACCGTCAAGAACACGGGTACACTTCTCACCTACGCATTTCGTACGACAAATTCAGCCTTCCTTAAAAAGTACGCTGCACCAACACACAACAACCGCGACAACGTTCATTCGTCTCCTATCGCGACTAATCGAGGATTACGGATGACTGGTAAGTACTAAATCGAGAATGGAATACACACATCGCCCGAACGAAACGACGCGCCATGAGAAAAGGAGACGAGACGGACCGCGTAGCGCAGCGTCGCGGATAGTCGGTGGTACTGTGTTCTCTTGGTGCCCGTGGAAGGCGAGCACCGGGTCCTACCTCTACACTCTTCGCCGACGAGGTTGCCGGCTAGAGGAGTTACGGAGGCGAGCCTCGTCTGTGCAAAGAGACCTTCGCCCGTCCGTTACTTGAGGCTGGCATACGAGTGTGCGAATGCCTGTGTGAATTGTTCACCGACGCCACGTGTCTGCTAGTGTTGGTCAATGTTTCATACACCCTGCCTGGCTCAGAGCGTGTGTGCTTCGTTTCACGGTGCGACGTGAagtcagagagagagagagagagagagaggatcgAGGGAAGAGGGGGGCAAAAAGAGAGGGAACACAGAAGGGGGAGGCTGGATGAAAGAAGGGGGAAAACGAGCGAGAGCGACGACGCGTTTTGCCTGTAACATTGCAGCGACAAACCGGAACTGGATTCCCGCTTCCTGCGCTACGCGGTCTTTTCAATAGAATGGCGAGAGAAGGGACGTttctaaaaaagaaaaaaaaaaaaccgagttTTCGAGAGAAGGGTGGAAGTGTcggttcttgttttttatttatttatttatttttttctccctccctACAGAGAGCGATCGATTTTCGCCATCGAATTTTTCCCGCAATCAATTTGCGCTTAGGCGAACACGCGCGAGTATGCATGATAAATAGCTGAATGCCGTTACCGCAGTCCATGGTTATCACGGCTCGCCTATCCGGGGGTAGGATCTAAACGTTACAGGTACCGCTCTGGGTGCCGGGGGTAATTATCGTTAAGGCTAACTGTGACCGAGGCTCTCCTCTTTCGCCCTTCCCGTCATGCGAAACCGCGGATGGTGGTTCAGGGCGTAACTGTCTGCGTTATACGTACAGGTCTACCTTGTTAGCGACTTTGCGTTAAACGTTGTCCCTGCAGGCTTGCAGGGTAAAACCTCGAGAAATCGTGCAATTTCCATCCCCCCCAGTCGTTGTGCAAAGGTGTAGTATAAGTACCTCGCTGCCGGGTGTTCAGGTTTCTTAACCAGCGCCTCTTCGCTGTTTTCACTTAAACGTCGGGGTGGAAAAGACAAGACAGACGCGCCGAgataagagagagaaagagagagagaaagagagagagagagagaaagaaagaaacaaatggaaagtggaaaaatttttatgaggAAACGTAAGAGAAATACATGATCGCTTGGTCAAAGTTTGGTAACAATACATTGCTGTTGATTGCTGTAGACGTTCGTCTTCGGGCCCACTGGCGCCTTGGAGGGCCCAAGGGCTTCTGGTTTCGACGTCTGGATGGCGGAAGCAGCGAGTGACTCGAGAAAGAGCAGAGAACCGTGTATCGTCGACTTACGATGTTTAGAGAAAGAGAAATCCGCAGTCATCGACGAGCTGGGTAGAAAATTGCAGGAACGATGATTGAAGACTCTTTATGGAAAGAAGACGAGAGTGTCTCTCATCCCCCAGAAATATGCGAACAAATAGGAACGAAAATTACCCTCCGTTTTGCCTCTTTGCGTCCTTCAACGGGGCCCGCATGCcacgtgtttgaaaaaatctagGGCCAGTTAGATCCGAACTAATATCAGGTCGGCATCAATTATCCACAGAAAACGCGTCACGTATTATATACTTTATACATTTTCCATGAAATTTCCTATTAAATTCATATACTCGTTACACATCGAATCCTCGAAAACCCATTCCGCTTATGTAAATAGTAAAATATCTGTCTATTACAAACACTAATTAGTACAACGTGGTTTCAAACTTATTAAAAAACTAGTCTGCGCGAATACGTCAGCAATAAATATACTTGCAACGAACATGGAAGGCACGTATAAAACATACGACGTAACACGCTTGTTTTCTGAATCGCATTAAGAATCGAGGAAAGATAGTGAATCCCCGACTGAACTGACTGACTGACACACGGTATTTTCAACTCGTATGCATACGTGATTACCGTAACTTTACGAGACGCACACCGATGCATAGTTGCAATTGACTGTGCTAATGTTGCGAGACGAAGATAAGTTCGCGATTGTCGCTGGGTATAAATACGGGTTCGGAAAGCTGTTAGTAAAGCAGAAGCAGAAGTGCAGTTGCAACGACACAAACCTACCGCAAAGAACTGTCGTTATGAAGCTGTTCGCCACCGTTCTTTTCGCCGTCTTGGCGCTCTTCGCAATCTACTCCGAAATCGAAGCTCAACGTGAGTATAAAAACACACAGAGGCAGATATATCCGATACTTTTCGCTAGATCTCTTTCAACTCAAAAATATCCGAAAAAACTCTTCCCTGACTTTTCACGagcaaattataatttttcctcatttgaaattaaaactgGCGAATAAATTGTTAGTCAAAATCCGTtagtttttttatcaaaacaAGCACGTGacgtgaaaacaaaaaaaaaaaaaaactgttctcgGATTTTTTCTCATGGGAAAAGCTTGATTCTTTGGCATTTTATCGTCATAAAATCGTTGACTaactgagaaatatttttattcttaaatCTTTGACAATTCCCTGACCGGTAACCACCATCTAGAGCAGTTTAATTATAACTCCTCGATAACGTCAAACTGTCGACGTATCGATTTGtaattgcaatattttttgtcaTCTGTTTTACAGATACTTTCGCAGGAAGTAAAAATTGTCAGGGAACTTCGGATCGTCGGTGAGTAAAACGATGGGTCAAGAAAcctgtagaaataaaaaaaacgcgaTTTATCTCTTATTCtacaattgttattttttgctCCAGGTGTCCTCAGATCTTGTGCGGACCGGATGGGCCGAAAGGAAGAGTCAACCAGGACAACAGCAAACCGTTTCCGCAATGCTGCGGACACCCGATTTGCTAGTAACTCGTCGATTTAATACTCGGACGAATTATGTGAATACATTAAGTTTGAATAAATGTCTCACCGTTCGATAACGAGAGTGTTTctctcccctctctctctctctctctctctctcactcttatTCGcttgtatacctataatctACAAGTTGCGAGTAATTGCCCTGTCTCACAGTTAGGGAGTAATCGACTATATACGACGTAAAGCGGCGGTTAGGCGATAGTAACGGAAGAATTAGCACGTGGTAAGATAACGCGGTCTCTGACACACGGCGCCAAGACATAACGACTAATAATATCTGCGTACAAATTGAGCGTAGCGTTTCATCTTGTGAAACGTAACACGCGAAGTCCGTGACGCGTAAATCAGTTTATACGTGTATTGTAATAAAACGCATTTGAGCGGAACGCTCCGACGTCACTTCTATGTAATTAGTTAGATTAACGTTTCTGTAAATAGATGTGATAATTCAACCGCTGTATCTTCGCTCGAATCACTTTCGTAAAATGTAATTGAATGAAACTCATGcctaaattaaaaaaaaaaaaaaaaaaacattgattatCTATAATGACGAGATATGACGAGATAAACGCGAGTTCGTTTCTGCACTAGCGATCAATATTTGCATGGACGCAACGAGCgcgcgtaaaaaaaataaaaaaaaataataaaatgaagtaaataagagaaaaaagattttattACACAACGTACGATAATACCAGCattggatgaaaattgacGTAATATGATTGGGATTATACACAAAATACCAGATAACGCGCATTCGTGGTTAACACAAggtttatatatgtataggtgaCCTGAAAGCTTTTTGATTCGATTTTGCAGCTGTTACTGAAGAATGAAAACGGCGAGATAacgttttgttattattattgtttttgtttttttttttttttttttgttataatttactGCAATAAACAATATCGGGTATACCGgtttattttcgatttaaagtgtaatattcattatatGGGTCAATTCCTGTGCACTTAGCAAGCGATAAATATGCAAATGAACGGGTAATGATAGCACGGTTTTTTATCAACGAAATGAGTGAAAACTACAAGCGAAATTGGTACGATAAGGAATGCCGAACGAATGCTAATTGAGGCTTATCAGCTACAGCGATATGAATAACGGGTTTCATTGTCGGTAATGCACGCTGAGAAGTTAATAACAGTTGGTCTCGGAACCTGTAATACAAAAGAAGAAACGCCTATTTTTTTACGGCTTTCATTGTCGTCGTTTATAGTTGATATTTCGTTTATGTTAAGAAACGTCGTACCAGCGATTTGGACAGTTTCGCGGAGAATCGACGAAAGTCTGTAATCAGGTAtgcaataaagaaaaaaaaaaaatgaatagaatggaaaagtaaaaaagattattaaataaataaacatacgAGGTTATGAGGTAAAAACTCacgttttttaataaaatattttaaagtAGAACGGTAAGCATCGTCAcaatcatcatcgtcatcaccTTCGATTAGAAATATATTCCATACCTGAAACATAGAATACAAAAGTGAAATTAGAACGACGATCAAAGGAGAATAGAATACGTGTATAatgaaatggaagaaaatttcgaatgcGTCACACTGCGGGAtcgaacgagaaaaaaattcaataaaaattcaattgtttttagtttttttttcccagcCTATCCAATGCTtcgaatttgcaaaaaatcttacggtaccaattttcattcaaatccattcaTTCACTCTCAAAATATCATCTTATGcatattatttttcggaattttgttatttaaataattgaaaaagtatcGAGCCgatcaaagtttcaagtttgGAAAAACCGCGTCGATGGAGacaaaaaatcattgaaatccgtTAAATCGTTGTCAAGACatcgtcggacaaaaaaattgcttaCATAGGTACATAAACATACACAGACAAAAAAGTCCATCTGAAAAAGATTGTACGTGATTCTCTAAACATGAAAACGTgaaatcgaaagaaaaaaaaaataaataaataaaa
It includes:
- the LOC124223602 gene encoding uncharacterized protein yields the protein MLRDEDKFAIVAGYKYGFGKLLVKQKQKCSCNDTNLPQRTVVMKLFATVLFAVLALFAIYSEIEAQHTFAGSKNCQGTSDRRCPQILCGPDGPKGRVNQDNSKPFPQCCGHPIC